From the genome of Capsicum annuum cultivar UCD-10X-F1 chromosome 4, UCD10Xv1.1, whole genome shotgun sequence:
TGAAGTGATGAGAATGGAAGTTAATTAACCATAATTAAATGTTAATAGTTGACCCTTGATGGTTTAGTACActctttgagaaaaaaattattagaggtcttttaattgaataaatttataAAGCTAGGCACCTCATCTCTCTTTTTTATCCGACTATTTCTATAGAGATTTTCTTTGTAATCATTTCAATAAATTGATTCTTGAAAATAGTCTAAATACAGGTACTGAGGTTTTTGAGATTAGCAATTCGCCTTCTCTGAATCGTGTATTGAGAATATTCCATCCCTGGTGGGATGGTATCATAGAGGGAATGAAGCAGGGGGTGAGCTTTGAGAACTATTTCCCAAGGCTGTATAAGAATAGTTGTGTGGCATTTGCATTTCGCTTTCTGCCTGGCAAAAAAAACTTTCTACGAAAAAAACTAACATATTTGAACCTATAATTAGAAAAGCTTATCCGTATTAGTAGTAAGCAATCTTTCTTTctcgcctttttttttttttccagacaAAGGTCTAATAGAATTACACTTTCTTAGTATATTTTCTTTCATTACCAATCTGTCATTTTACGGCACGAAGTTATCTTTCGCTAATTGGTAACTTCGTGCTAGTTAACCTTTCGCTAGTAGTAAGCACTCCCCTAGCTTTGATCTAATGAGCTTTCTTTATGTTGAGTTAATTTACCCGGCGGATTCATCTAGATGCCTAGTAAagttttaccaaattagccttattaaacTTAAGGATATACGTTTTGTTTGGTCATTTAATGATAGAGATATTATTggaaaaacataataatattctctttttcataaaattgacaactaaattgaaacaaatattttaaaaaagaagatcAACTATTTTAAAGTATAAACATAGTATTATACATTTATTTAGTTGATGTAAACACTAAATTTTCGTGTGTCTAacatattataaatttatttgttaCCATGTACCAGGAACTCTTCATATGTGCTTTACGCCAAAAAATTGTCCACTTTATAcgttacaaaattattttatccttcctcattttaatttatttaatatttgactTGATAGGAAgtttaggaaaaaagaaaaacttgcgaaatactatttaaaatttataagtaCGTTACATGCGAAGAACAAATGTTCAACTGCTGCATCTAGTAAGTAGAGACATATATTTGTTTGTTCCTAATATCATTAGCAACATTCAAGtgcaaaatttagcaaataaATCGACAAAAGCCGACTttattgttttgatttgattcttGTGTTTGAAAAATCAACTTAATTGATTTGATCATCTTTTTGGCAAAAACTAACTCTATTACTCTAACAAGAACCATGTTGGTGAGAGTTAGTATCAGAATATCCCGTGGAATTAATCGAGGCGTGCAAAATGGATTAGAATGTGGCTATATAGTATATAGGGcctagtatatatgtatattgaactATCATCGTTTTCCGtccatgtcattttttttttttgtgtgtgtgtatttacAATTGAGTGTAGTTATAAAAATATGAGGTCATGGAAGGAGTGCATATCCTGTCAATGCAAATGTTAACTTATCATAACGTGCACATGTTATTCACAAAAAGGACCAAGTACATTCATAAGGTTCCAAGAACCTTATCCAAGTAAAAAATCCAACACCCAACAATGGAGCTATCTCACCATGtacaaaaaatcaattttcccATATGGCAACCAAAGCCAACAAATGAGTACTTGCTCAtacgttagaaaaaaaaaagattggaCCACAACTTCTCTCTAACAGACCACATGTGGTGGATAACCTCAAGTGGAAATGAAATGCCACTGTACCTACTTTTTAGGCCTATGCTTAATATTAATGTATATGTTTAAGACACGACATATAATAAATGTATGGTTTGATATATAATTGAGTCATGATTAATGTAGTGGATGTGTCTCTGCCAGTTGTTGAGATCTGCCTCCCCATGGGCCATGATGATTGTGTGGGGTGTGCAAACAAAATATCACATTGAACGTTGGTAAGAAAGATGTGGATTGTCTTGGCCCAAAAATTGGCACCAAAACCAATGGTTCGATGAGACGAGCATAGAGATATGGAGTGATGGTGTGAAAAAGGTTGGCTTACTGCCTTTACCTGTTTGTTAACTGATTTACTGTCTTCACTCACTCTAGATGATAATACAGAAAATAAGCTACATACaaatatcacatcatcatcatgttAAAAGTATCTTTGAGTTGTCTCATCCCAACATGGGGTTCTTTTTATGCTACTTTTGATAAAAACGGAGAATCCGACACGCACTCGTCGACATTTTTTGAAGAGTCCATGCAACATAGCTAAAGAGTAGTAGGCAAAAGGGATGAAAAATTGATGGGAGTCGTGGCCTGCTTCATTACCTTCCTTTACTTTAACACACAGAATAGCTGGATATGATTGAACAACTTTTCTGGGACATTGGTTGTGTGTGGCTGTCTTTCCTTATCCTAAATAACAATTCTTTTTCCTTCTCAACAGTACTCTTTATTTCTGTTGTATATATTGCATGGCTTATCCTTTCTacttcttctctttctattaGTAGTCACCAAAAATCAGCAATAATAATGGCTAATCAAGAAAATGGTAGCTTGCCAAATTTTATACTACCTGATTCTTTGTACACTGAAACCATCAGAGAAGTTCATTCGGCTGTTGAACATGATTGGGATTCTTTGAGACAATCGGCATGTCAAACTGCAGCAGGAAGGGCATTGTGGAAACATGTGATCCATGATCCACTAGCAGAGTTCCTTGCAGGGGAGACATACCTGAAGAAATTGTACGAGAAGATTAAGAAAGATGTCCTCAATAATGCTAGAGAAATTTCTGGAGTTATCATTGCTGTTAGGACACTATGGTTTGATAAAAGAATTGAAGCAGCACTTACTTCTTTTGATGGCGGAGGAGCACAAGTCGTCATTCTTGGAGCAGGTAATTGATGTTCCAACATGATCTCTCCCGCTGTATATATCCTGTGACATTAAAACATATGTATACTTCTAGCAACTTAATGACAATTGACTAGTTTATCTTTGGTAATTAGTAGTCCGTGTCTTTCAACACTGCCTTGTAACATCAAATTGGTAGAGATAGTAAAGGCTTTAAACAATCGCATCCCTAAACTCAAATAAACTTACAAATCGAATTGTGACAATATAATGATATCACTTATGCAAGAAATCTTGCATATGCCACTGTTAGTAGCCAGTCCCTGAACTGATCAAATGTCCACTCACCCGATTCTGCGACACCAACTAGTTTGGAACTGAGGCGTAGTTATTTTTATATGCTGCAGAAGTTTTCATCCTTCTAGATCCATATGCCAAACTAAACATTACCAGGATGCAACAATATACCAgctctaaatccccaaaatactgGTGCCATCAACTGCGCAATGCTAAACTTGTCCAATGACATGTGGTCTTTCAGTTAATAGTCATTCCATTTAGAAGCAACTATTGACTATGTTTTTCCCCAATTCTAGAAAACAGGAGTAGGTAGTTTGACACATTCATCAAAGTATGATAAACAGAATGTAATTTAATTCCTTTGAGTTATGGTCTCAATATGGAAATTGAATACTGAATGGACGTACATTGTCCACCACAAGAGAATCCGCATGTTTGACCTAGCATTTTCATAGCTCAGTCCTCGGAAGCACTTCAATTGCATTGAGAAAAAAATGTTACAGGGCAAACTAAGGATGTCTGTTCTTTTCTGCAGGTATGGATACAAGGGCATATCGCTTGAGTTGCTTAAAAGACAGTAACATTTTTGAGGTTGATTTTCCAGAGGTCTTGCAGATGAAAACCGCTATTATAGAGGCAGCAACAGAAACAACAGATGAACAAAAGCACCAATTGATGATAGCAAAATCATTGAACAGAGTGGCAGCTGACTTGAGAGAAAAGGACTGGCTTGAAAAGCTTCAAGAATCAGGCTTAAAACTAAATAAGAAAACAGTGTGGGTATTAGAGGGCATTCTCTATTATCTCTCTCACTCAAATGCAATGGACGTACTGAAGATTATCGCAAATAACTGTACCTCTGCTCATACAGTACTCTTAGCGGACTTCATGAACAAGCAATCAACCACAATGTCCAGCTCAAATTTCCATTTCTATAGCGACTATCCAGATCAGTTACTGCCATCACTAGGATTTTCTGATGTTGAACTTTCTCAAATCGGTGATCCAGATGCACATTTCGGGTTATTGCATGACCCACTAAATTTGTTCAACAAGTTGCGCAACTTGCCCAGGTCACTTCAAACTCACCCAGACGATGGAACACCGTGTTGTAGGTTGTATTTGCTCAAGGCTTCTGGAGAACCACCAAACCAGACTATGTTGTGAATATTATAAGAATGGTTCACCAACAAAGTCTAACTTGCTGTTAGAGCTTAGAGGAACCCCTCATTGATTGTTACTGTCATCGTACCACATTGGTTATAGTGGCAACAATGTCATTTAAGCTATGACTAGTATACTTTTTATCTTTTCAAGATCTAGGTAATTCTTGAACAAGTTCATCATGTTTCAGCCCCCATCATTCTCCCTCCTACTTTTAACTTTTGCAAGAGTTAAAAAGAGACAATATAGTACTATTTTACCTTCTCGTAGAGCTTACCATATTTTCTCCCAATCACAAAGCAAGTTTCTTATATATCCGGTAAAAGCAATATCCTTATATGAATTAATGCTGAATCCCTTTTTTCGGATACTTTCAAATCTCACACAACAAAAAGAGTCAGAGTGACCAGAAGCAGGCATGAAAAACTAAAGAGATCCATACTATTTGGGGTTACTTGCCCTTTTCACACTTACAAACAAAGGCAAGttcacttattctttttttgCCTACCAATGGTAAAGGACGACTTATCTCTAACCCAAACCCCCTATGATTGCTTTCACTCAAAGAGATTAACTTGAGCCCGTAAGTACTAGATTTGATAAAGGAATGGAGGTGCTGAGATATATAGTATTAgaaacataatctaaataatataattaaaacctGCTTTCTGAAAGCACTTGTTATAGAAGGACTTGATTAAACAACTCATACAAGAATTATCACAGACCTTGTTCCTTCATATGCTTCTAAGGCTTGAATTAtgtacaaaacaaaaaataaaagcatCAAGTTGTGTGGTATGCTATGTTGCTTGAATCCCCCAAAATGTTGTTGCAACCGTGTCAAATCCTCCAAAAATGGTGTCAGGCACGACAGCACTTTTGGAGGATCTAAGTAATACAGGCGGTATGGCCAAATGGTGACAAAGAAACAGAGAGGTTTCATAAGAGTAAACTATTGCCTGCATGCAAAGAGTGTTCTTTGCATAGTATGGAACCTATCAGCTACTATCATACTTGAATCCAAGACTATTGCAGTATAGTTAGAACTGGAAACGCTTAAAACTGCAGCCAGAAGCCAGTTAGCAATTCCAATTCTTTGTAGTATTGCTAGAGGTTCTGTATCATCCTGTTAGAGGTGGCAAGTTACATACTGTTGCAAATACAGTTGAAAAGCAGTTAGCCATCCCTGATGCTAGACGAGTATCTCATACGAGTCAGATTCAATTGGAAAATTTGAAAACCCATGTGAAAAGTGGATATAGTTCCATTAATCCAGCTAAGAGATTCAACATATAGCTAATGACTTACTAGTATAGAGTACATCTCCAAAGTGTGGCTATTGTCAAGTAGAACAAGAACTCTGCATTTCTAGGTGTTAACTCGACATGCATATAGCTAGTTACTACAGATTTTACCTCTGAACCACCCCACGCGGACATTGACATTGAAATGTCATATCAGAGCAGCAGACAGAAAAAAGAGATTCGAGCACACGGTTTAAGCATACTCCAATCTCTCAGCACTTACATCTTGACAGGCATACATTCCTAAGTTCTGATTCCATCTTCCTCTCCTTCAAGAGAGAAAGTTACTAACACAAAACCATTACCATATCGACTACTTAACTGTATAATGAGGAAATAACTATATAAACTGAGAGTCCACTATACCAAGTCAAATGGGCAGAATATCTTAGAAGTCGGAAGGTTAACTGTAAAGTTGATAAAGGTTATGTAACTAGTGGAGCAAAGAGCATCAAACTTGTAATACCATCAATTCATCAGATTTTAAGCAATTCTTCACatagaaaaaaataagcaaaagcaTCACCTCCATGCATTAGAATTCTTTTGTTTGTGATTTCAATGGAAGTAAAGATAGATCTGCTAACTATAACTAATAGCGACTGAAGTAAAGTGAAGTTAACAGGAGAAAATCAAAACAATGAAAGAATAATACTGAACATTAAGTGGATGATACAACCTATTGCGGTTTTTCTTTTTGCCGCCCCAAAACTAAAGGAGAAAAGCATCTGCCAAATAGGCAAATGCAGAATTCATCGTGTCCCTTCTTTAACTTGAATAAGGATTATCAAACTTCAAGGCATTCTTTGATGCCTTGCTCAAAGTTGTCCAGACAAGTTACTGTATCCATGACAGCATTTGCAACCTTTTGTCTGTACAAAAATATAGCATGTTCATGCCATAAGACAGGGGATGAATCAAGCATGAAATATCTAACTCATGATCATGTTTGCCAGTCAATATAAAATGGAAAATTTTACTCCAAAGAAATCAACACGAGTTTTGAGAAGAGTACAAATAGAGATGGTTGCAAATCACTAATCATACCTATTAGAAGCAACCTGCACATCAATTTCATTTGCCATGTCACTTAGAGAAGAAAAAGACCTGCAACCATAAAATAAACAGAAAATATTGTGTCAAAATTTCTGTAATCTCTCCAACACACATGTACAGACGTCATGGTGATGACTCAAGACTGACTTTTAACGTCTGCAGAGCACGTTAATATGGCAAAGATGCAGTGAATGCACAGACTTCCCATATCCTTACAGAAACTAAATCAGCAACTAGTAAGGATAGCCCCATGGTAACACTTGTAATTTCCCAACCCAGATTCTTTAGCTGCCAGCTGGTACTGAAAATAAGATGAGCTGCTTCCGGATGTGGCACAAACCAAACTACTATTTCAATTTACAAGAACAAATTCTAGAAAATATGCTAATAAGCAGCGAACACAATTTCCACCTTAGTACAGAGATCAACCCACTTCTTTAAGTGTTTATCATTCGACATACAAGATAAATAGGTCACAATAAGTTTAACAGGTTACCTTATGAGATCAGTAAGCTTGGTTTCAGCTGCTAACTTTACCGGATCCTTGTCAGCAAGCAAAGAAGAAGCATTTTTCACAACCAACCGGAAAGTGCAGACCTGAGAATTACGAATTTTGCGGATGAGCCACAAACAACATACAACCCATACAACATAGGCCAAAAAGATATATGAACCCAAAAATAGTGTGGATCAATAATCACTCTTTTTCGCATAATATTTACTTTGTTTCCACAGCTTCTCGTCTCCCTATCTACAATGTCACGCTAAAAAATTGCATTACCATACAACACAATCTAGAATAGAGACTTACTATGTTTCTTTTTCACGTAACAGAAACAACTAACATGTCCAACCACTTATGCACTTCAATCAATCGTTGGATTATTTTCACATCATCCATCAACCTACCGCGTCCTTCTTAATTAATTCAGTGCGGGCTATGTTTGGCAAAACTCTCAATACGCGAAGTCAAACCACTAGTTCACTTAGCTTAGAAATAAGTACTTTAGCAATTTAACACAAATTACTACTCCCTGATTAAATATGATTACGAACtccatcaaaatcaataacaacaaacccagtgtattcccacaaagtggggtctggggagggtaagcgcagtccataccgctacctccgaagaagtagaccATCAAAATCAACAAGAAGCTCGtaaatttcaattcaatcaaaAAGCAAAATCAGAGATCAAACCTCAACTCCCGAGTTCGATTGAAACTGAACAAACGAACTCCTCTCTGTAGGCACACAATCTCTTGCAGCAGATCTCAATAAGCTCTGAAATTCTTCCAGCTCCTTTTCACCAAATTCCGATTCATTTCTCGctatcaaaatacaaatcaattaaTTTAAATCATCAATTACTCTAATatacgaaaaaaaaaaagcaattttcAAAAGTATGTTAGTACTGATTATTAGATAAGCTGAACGGAGGATGTTTCTAGAAGCATCGATCGGCGCCAAAAGATACTTCGCCGTCTTCTTCTTCTGATCTCTTAGCCATTCTTTTGGTCCTGCTGATAACATTTTTTTGCAAAACCAAACAATTCAGTTAGAAATTACACTTAACTtcatttttttcagaaaaaaaaaaaaaagcaccctGTGCACGCCGGACCACGAAAggtctattgtatgcagccttataTTACATTTCTGTAAGAAattgtttccacggcttgaacatATGAGCTCGAGACAAGTAACAAGTAAATTACAAATGCCGAAGGAGAGAGCGGAGGAAGGGAAAGTGAGAGGAGCAACAATGAGGGAGAGCAAAACGACGGCGTTTCTACGGCTGAATAGCTTTGTATCGAGCGGCGGCAGCGGCGGTGGTTGACTTTCGAATCGCGGTGGTTTTAATGGTGGAGGAAGTAGAGTGGTGGTGGAAGAGATAAGGAGGATATTTGGCGGAGTCATGGTGGTTGAAATGTAACGGTATTttccttttcctaaaatatcattaCTTTAATACtagatttttttcacaaaattatttctaaaaaaaaagtgaaaataatactattatttgatcaaaaaaataatattttattttagtgaaaaataattttaaaaaggtgaaaataaatatactttttttatttctatttctttcacaaaattaaaaaaataacttcaatttatatttacGGTCAAACACAACATcaactttaaaaattattatttatataattaaacgGGATCTAAATAAGTTTATAAGGTAAGAAAATAGTTATGAAGATGGCGGGATTGAACTCCCATGTGCTACTAGGGAGGTAAGATTTGGGGATTCGAGTCAGGATAGaatttttaaagtgaaaagttatatatatatatatatatatatatatatatatatatatataaatggtaCAActttagatataaatatattctgaattttgataaataatacGCATATACTATCCGTCATACATTAAGTACAAATATACACTTATCGTTAttgaaaagatatatatatatacttttctCACTAACAACAAGACACGTGTCACAATCTTATTTATTTGgccctttttaatttaatttatcccaactctatcctaaaataattctaatttaacccATAACACAATGCAAATAATAACTCAAACTTAATCCGGtctaatagaaaaagaaagaaagaatgaacATACGTGAATAGAGATGCGTCTTGAAGGTTTTATTAGACCGGCTCGAGTTTAGATTATTATTTGGAGTGGTTTATgggttaaattagaattattttcgAATAGAATggggataaattaaattaaaaaaagacaaaTGAACAGGTTGTGACGTATGTCCTGACGTTTGTGAGAAAGGTATATATATACCTTTTTATTAACGGCAATGATATACTTGTACCTAAAGTATGTCGGaggatatatttgtaccatttatcaaagttcagagATATATACGTACTTCATTAACGGAGGATACATctataccatttattaaagtgCAGGGGTGTATatataccttttcattaacggtaAGGGTATATTTGTAACTAAAGTATAACGGAGGTAATACCTGtatcatttattaaagttcagAGGTATATACGTACCTTTTCcgttttttaaaataactttataAGTATATGATATGTGGTTGCACGTAAGCAGCTTTTCACACTTTTTGATTTCTCATTCGGTGTTTGGTGTCCGATGCCTGCATTAGAGCCCCAACTAATAAGTAGTCTTTCACACTTTTTGGCTTCCCATCTGGTGTTCGGTGCCCGCATTGGAGCTCCGACTAATCCAGATCGCGCATAGCAAGGGCCATTTAGGTGGCAGCGctggtttcccatccggtgtccgCATTGGAGctccgactaatccggatcgcgTATTGCAGGGTCCATTAAGGTGGTTTCCCATCTGGTGTGCCCACATTGGAGCTCCAACTAATTCGGATCGCGCATTGGGGCCCATTAAGgtgatttctcatctgttgtgtCCGGATTGGAGCTCCGACTAATCCGGACTGCGCATTGCAGTACCCATTAAGGTGACAGCGCTGGTTTCCCATCTGATGTTCGGTGCTCGTATTGGAGTTCCGACTAACCCGGATCGCGCACCGAAggacccattaaggtggcagcgctcccaacaaagTTTTTTCCATATTCAGGATCGATCCCTTGGAGTAGCCCCATACACAACatcacaacccatgttggtagcAGCCTTTCACACTTAAATCTTTCAACTATATCATACAACAaattatatactccctccgtttcgaattagttgaccctctttctaaaaaatttgtttcaatttaCTAGTCCAACTTATTAAATCAAGACTATTTTAcacaaattctctccattctaCCCTTAATAGATATTAAATATAACTACAcgtttcaaaaatttttaaaataacatttatattttcaatacaaACTTTATGAAACtttgactttttttcttcttttcaaggaGTACTGCTAGTATTCCTATAAGATTTTCAATCCATACATGCATATGCTACAATTATCCATGCTTAATTAATTATTGAGTCTTACAATATTAAGAAAggtaaaaagataaaatatactcCTAATCATgggatttcttaatgggtgtgccaaggtCGAAAGGGTCATCTAAttcaaaacggagggagtaagtAATTTGATAAACGTTTGGTACACATTACATCAGTTCAATTAATTTCAaggcaaaaataaataaatgatcttAATAGAGAAGTAAATAGGAGCATATTCATAACAATGCCAATATTGCAACTAACAGTACTagcagaaaataaaaatttaaaacaagtaCAACTCCATGCACACTCACAAATATTCCATATGAACGCCAACCACTTTTCCCATGAAAACCAATAATCTTTCCTCTAGCTGCTGATGAACTAAAATAAGTTCCAATTTCAGTTCCATATTTTCCCTTATTTGTATAAAATGTAATTTGTCTTATCTTATCCATTGACCATCACTGGGCTATAAAATCCTTCAATTCCAATCAAGAACTCATTTTCACCATCAATAATTACCTGCACATACATGAAATCCACAAAAGAAGAATGAACGAATTACTCAGGATCAAAGATTAACTGCATCACGATACCAAATTAGGTTtattagatttctattaggtTTATTCTTTTTGAGAAGAAATGTTTTGCcaatagttttatattttatttaatattaattttcatGTGTAGGTCAATTTgccaaattatattaataatattatgtttttaatttatattgtgtcatctgaattatcgccGTCTTGGTTTACAAACTTTATACGGAGTCatcttggtttgcaaactttaaatTTCTGCACGATGCCTTCGAACCAAACACCCCGAacaatgcatgaatacatgataacgCATGATTTGTTCACCTCGAACATAGCGTAGTGCATGgaattttattaaaagaaaattaaagagatGTAAGCAACAATAGATTCATTTTTACATTggtatttcaataatattattttgaaatgaaaaacAAGAGAACCAAAGCAAAATTATTAAACAGATTGCAatggaaaaaggaaaagagaagtaCTTAGGGTACGTAGCATTTTGGTTAATTATCTGTAGTTTGCTTCACCAAATATAATGTGTACcagagtgaagaaaaaaaatacttgagTGTATATATAATGCACGCACATGAATGAACGTGGGAGATAAAAATGATAACAGGGCAACTGTAAAGCCAAAGGTTTCTATTGAAAATAGAGCTATGGAGACGAAGAGTTTTATACTATATATGAATAAAGCAATAATCATTGAATTAATTAACATTATGATCAGATTATTAAACCAAGCTGGCTGCTTGTACTGCTTCAaaatatattactccctccgttcatttttatttgtttctcgAGGTTAAGCTGCATGAACTTTGAACaacattttaagatatatttttcatcatattacTATGAGAAGGATTGAAGCTTATAacatttttcatatagttttcaactatgtgcattttaaatttaaaatattgaatattaaatTGATCTAAGTCAATTAGCGTTAACTTTGAAATTTAGTCAAACCAAAAGCGCACGGAGGGAGTACAATATATATAATCttattatgaaaaaatacatCTTATGTGGAAAACTATACAAAAAATGTCATGCATTTAACTCCTTaagaaaagagagggaaaaatgGAGATGCGGGGGATCGAACCCCGTGCAAAAATGTCATGCATTTAACAACAACTCCTTaagaaaagagagggaaaaatgGAGATGCGGGGGATCGAACCCCGTGCCTCTCGCATGCAAAGCGAGCGCTCTACCATTTGAGCTACATCCCCGTTGTTTGTGAGTGTTGATCATTCAAATAATGTACTAACTTCTAATATAGTAAGTAATTCATATTAATTTAacttggaaaaaaattgaaagtttcTCTgcgttgaaaaaaaaaaaaaaaaaaagcccaGTGcattaaagctaccgctatgtgcgTTGTTTGGGGAAGGGCcgcaccacaagggtgtatcgtacgcagcttTACCTTGCATGACAGTAATTTTACCAGTATACTCTCTCTAATAGCTTAAGATTTTAACTGATCAAAGACATTCAAACTTATAAGTATACGAACGTCTTGTGCTCAAATTTTATTGTCATTTGCCACTTGGAATCAAATTGAATTTTTACGTACTTGACCAATAAAAAACAATAATACATGCCCGTAAAAGAGTGATTGAAGATAAAACTTTTAGATGAGATCATGATTACACCCTTTACAATAtaactagaaaataaaaattattaagtaTTTCACTTCTAGCAAGAAATTAGAGACAATAAAGAAAGTAAAACTAGAATCTCCAAACATTTATAATTCACTGTTGTTTCGGGCAATTCATctagtatataaatatacattaacCTTGTTGATACAACCAAGAGAAAATTTAAGACAAACTTACCATATGTTGTACAACAATTTGTAAACTCACTGAGTACTCCAGAGCTCTTGCATTTTGGTGAACATAGGAGGGATGCCCTGTTGATGTCGAAAAACATTTAGTGGATCGATTGTTGTTTTAGCCTTAACCAACCTATCGTagttattcaagaaatatttttggcCCCAGACTCGAGCTCTCTCCACTGCATCACGATCAGCAGTAGTATTTAGCAGTAAGTAGTCCATTACTCCAAGGTCTAGATCCATGTAGTTGACATACGCTGCCCTAGGCGCGGTTGAAACAAAGGGTGCCATTGTATCGTAAAACTCCCTTATCCATTCTATGTACGCGTTGCTCTTGGCGATGCTGTTGTCTTCTGTTTTCCAGTCGACTAGATATTGAATTCCGAATAGGTTGCCCTTTCTATGAGGGAAAGCAATAGCGTTCTCGCTAATCCTCTCCATGGCTCCACCATAAGGGTCCAATATAATGTGTCCCTTGGGTTCCTTCTCGAGTACATCGAGTGTTGTCAGTA
Proteins encoded in this window:
- the LOC107867001 gene encoding uncharacterized protein LOC107867001 isoform X1; this translates as MTPPNILLISSTTTLLPPPLKPPRFESQPPPLPPLDTKLFSRRNAVVLLSLIVAPLTFPSSALSFGISGPKEWLRDQKKKTAKYLLAPIDASRNILRSAYLIITRNESEFGEKELEEFQSLLRSAARDCVPTERSSFVQFQSNSGVEVCTFRLVVKNASSLLADKDPVKLAAETKLTDLIRSFSSLSDMANEIDVQVASNRQKVANAVMDTVTCLDNFEQGIKECLEV
- the LOC107867001 gene encoding uncharacterized protein LOC107867001 isoform X2 produces the protein MTPPNILLISSTTTLLPPPLKPPRFESQPPPLPPLDTKLFSRRNAVVLLSLIVAPLTFPSSALSFGISGPKEWLRDQKKKTAKYLLAPIDASRNILRSAYLIITRNESEFGEKELEEFQSLLRSAARDCVPTERSSFVQFQSNSGVEVCTFRLVVKNASSLLADKDPVKLAAETKLTDLIRSFSSLSDMANEIDVQVASNSM
- the LOC107867000 gene encoding putative S-adenosyl-L-methionine-dependent methyltransferase MSMEG_0095/MSMEI_0092 is translated as MIEQLFWDIGCVWLSFLILNNNSFSFSTVLFISVVYIAWLILSTSSLSISSHQKSAIIMANQENGSLPNFILPDSLYTETIREVHSAVEHDWDSLRQSACQTAAGRALWKHVIHDPLAEFLAGETYLKKLYEKIKKDVLNNAREISGVIIAVRTLWFDKRIEAALTSFDGGGAQVVILGAGMDTRAYRLSCLKDSNIFEVDFPEVLQMKTAIIEAATETTDEQKHQLMIAKSLNRVAADLREKDWLEKLQESGLKLNKKTVWVLEGILYYLSHSNAMDVLKIIANNCTSAHTVLLADFMNKQSTTMSSSNFHFYSDYPDQLLPSLGFSDVELSQIGDPDAHFGLLHDPLNLFNKLRNLPRSLQTHPDDGTPCCRLYLLKASGEPPNQTML